The following are encoded in a window of Oncorhynchus keta strain PuntledgeMale-10-30-2019 chromosome 10, Oket_V2, whole genome shotgun sequence genomic DNA:
- the LOC118372626 gene encoding alpha-2A adrenergic receptor codes for MAGWDNMTNVTNETLTSTTIMSNMTNETILWGPPYSLQISLPLTILVGMLILLTVFGNVLVVIAVFTSRALKAPQNLFLVSLASADILVATLVIPFSLANELMGYWYFGKVWCEIYLALDVLFCTASIAHLCAISLDRYWSITKAIEYNLKRTPRRIKCIIVIVWVIAAVISFPPLISMEKESDKEEGPVCKINEDKWYMISSSIGSFFVPCIIMILVYIRIYQIAKKRTRVPPGDRKPKMAAAVSPVTGKKENGVGGVGGDQHACHEKLNGEQGDREGDEHRGEDEKEGEINGVDMEDSSSSDHQVNNPCSIKKKKRTAKTKLSQIKPGVDHPALPKLVVRQSSKGSRWKGRQNREKRFTFVLAVVIGVFVVCWFPFFFTYTLTALCDLCYIPDTLFKFFFWFGYCNSSANPIIYTIFNNDFRRSFKKILCRDKRRMV; via the coding sequence ATGGCGGGGTGGGACAACATGACGAACGTGACCAATGAGACTCTTACAAGCACGACCATCATGAGCAACATGACCAATGAGACCATCCTTTGGGGTCCGCCCTATAGCCTCCAGATCTCGTTGCCCCTAACGATCCTGGTCGGGATGCTCATCCTATTGACAGTCTTCGGCAACGTCTTAGTGGTCATCGCTGTGTTTACTAGCCGGGCCCTGAAGGCCCCTCAGAACCTCTTCCTGGTTTCGTTGGCGTCGGCGGACATTTTGGTTGCAACCCTGGTCATTCCCTTCTCCCTGGCCAACGAACTCATGGGCTACTGGTACTTTGGTAAAGTCTGGTGCGAGATCTACCTTGCACTGGACGTTCTCTTCTGTACGGCATCCATCGCCCACCTGTGCGCCATTAGTCTGGACAGGTACTGGTCAATCACCAAGGCCATCGAGTACAACCTGAAACGGACACCGCGCAGGATCAAGTGCATCATCGTCATCGTGTGGGTCATCGCCGCGGTGATCTCATTCCCGCCCCTCATcagcatggagaaggagagcgATAAAGAGGAGGGGCCGGTGTGTAAGATCAACGAAGACAAGTGGTACATGATCTCGTCCAGTATCGGCTCGTTCTTCGTGCCCTGCATCATCATGATCCTCGTTTACATCCGGATCTATCAGATCGCTAAGAAACGGACGCGGGTACCACCGGGCGACCGGAAACCCAAAATGGCGGCCGCAGTGTCGCCGGTGACGGGCAAGAAGGAGAACGGAGTTGGGGGAGTCGGAGGTGACCAACACGCTTGTCACGAGAAGCTCAACGGAGagcaaggagacagagagggggatgaacacagaggagaggacgagaAAGAAGGGGAGATAAACGGCGTGGACATGGAGGACTCCTCGTCGTCTGACCACCAGGTCAACAACCCCTGTTCTATCAAGAAGAAGAAACGCACGGCAAAAACCAAACTGAGCCAGATCAAACCAGGAGTGGACCACCCGGCGCTGCCTAAACTGGTGGTGAGACAGAGCTCTAAGGGGAGTCGATGGAAGGGGAGACAGAACAGGGAGAAACGGTTCACCTTCGTCTTGGCTGTGGTCATTGGAGTTTTTGTCGTTTGCTGGTTCCCCTTCTTCTTTACCTACACTCTGACGGCGCTCTGTGACTTGTGTTACATACCTGACACACTGTTTAAATTCTTCTTCTGGTTCggctactgtaacagttcagccAATCCCATTATCTATACAATCTTCAACAATGACTTCCGAAGATCTTTTAAAAAGATTCTCTGCAGGGATAAACGAAGAATGGTATGA